In the genome of Pseudomonas putida, one region contains:
- the dapE gene encoding succinyl-diaminopimelate desuccinylase: MTAPAELSPTLQLACDLIRRPSVTPVDADCQARMMQRLGAVGFELEPMRIEDVDNFWATHGNQEGPVLCFAGHTDVVPTGPVQAWQHEPFEALIDADGMLCGRGAADMKGSLASMVVASERFVRDYPNHRGKVAFLITSDEEGPAHHGTKAVVERLKARNERLDWCIVGEPSSTSLLGDVVKNGRRGSLGAKLTVRGKQGHVAYPHLARNPIHLAAPALAELAAEHWDEGNAFFPPTSFQISNLNSGTGATNVVPGELTALFNFRFSTESTVEGLQARVAAILDKHQLDWSIDWALSGLPFLTEPGELLDAVSSSIKAVTGRETQPSTSGGTSDGRFIATMGTQVVELGPVNATIHQVDERILASDLDLLTEIYYQTLVRLLA; encoded by the coding sequence ATGACGGCCCCAGCCGAGCTTTCGCCCACCCTTCAACTGGCCTGCGACCTGATCCGTCGCCCCTCGGTCACTCCCGTCGATGCCGACTGCCAGGCCCGGATGATGCAGCGCCTGGGCGCCGTCGGCTTCGAGCTCGAACCGATGCGTATCGAGGACGTGGACAACTTCTGGGCCACCCACGGCAACCAGGAAGGCCCGGTGCTGTGCTTTGCCGGCCACACCGATGTGGTCCCAACCGGCCCCGTGCAAGCCTGGCAACATGAGCCCTTCGAAGCCCTGATCGATGCCGATGGCATGCTCTGCGGCCGTGGCGCAGCAGACATGAAAGGCAGCCTGGCCTCGATGGTGGTGGCCAGCGAACGCTTCGTGCGGGACTACCCGAACCACCGCGGCAAGGTCGCCTTCCTGATCACCAGCGACGAGGAAGGCCCGGCGCACCATGGCACCAAGGCCGTGGTCGAACGCCTGAAGGCGCGCAACGAGCGCCTGGACTGGTGCATCGTGGGCGAACCTTCCAGCACCAGCCTGCTGGGCGATGTCGTGAAGAACGGCCGTCGCGGCTCGCTCGGCGCCAAGCTGACCGTGCGCGGCAAGCAGGGCCACGTGGCCTACCCACACCTGGCGCGCAACCCGATCCACCTGGCCGCGCCGGCCCTGGCAGAACTGGCCGCCGAGCACTGGGACGAAGGCAATGCGTTCTTCCCGCCGACCAGTTTCCAGATCTCCAACCTCAACTCCGGTACCGGCGCCACCAACGTGGTGCCAGGCGAGCTGACCGCGCTGTTCAACTTCCGCTTCTCCACCGAATCCACGGTCGAAGGCCTCCAGGCGCGTGTGGCGGCGATCCTCGACAAGCATCAGCTGGATTGGAGCATCGACTGGGCATTGTCGGGCCTGCCCTTCCTGACCGAACCGGGTGAGCTGCTCGACGCGGTGTCTTCGAGCATCAAGGCCGTCACCGGCCGCGAGACCCAGCCGTCGACCAGCGGCGGCACCTCCGACGGCCGCTTCATCGCCACCATGGGCACTCAAGTGGTCGAGCTGGGCCCGGTCAATGCGACCATCCACCAGGTAGACGAACGCATCCTGGCCAGTGACCTCGACCTGCTGACCGAAATCTACTACCAGACCCTGGTACGGTTGCTCGCCTGA
- the tcdA gene encoding tRNA cyclic N6-threonylcarbamoyladenosine(37) synthase TcdA has translation MSTEDPRFAGVARLYGEQGLERLRQAHVAIVGIGGVGSWAAEAMARSGVGEITLFDLDDVCVSNTNRQAHALEGQVGRPKVEVMAERLRAINPACTVHAVADFVTRDTMIEYITEQLDCVIDCIDSVMAKAALIAWCRRRKISIVTTGGAGGQIDPTQIQIGDLNKTFNDPLASRVRSTLRRDYNFSRNVSRNYGVPCVFSSEQLRYPKGDGSVCLQKSFVGEGVRLDCSGGFGAVMMVTATFGMVAASKAVEKLVGGARRPSERVKAE, from the coding sequence ATGAGCACAGAAGATCCACGCTTCGCCGGCGTTGCCCGGCTGTATGGCGAGCAAGGCTTGGAGCGCCTGCGCCAGGCCCATGTGGCGATCGTCGGTATCGGCGGGGTCGGGTCCTGGGCCGCAGAGGCCATGGCCCGCAGTGGTGTAGGCGAAATCACCCTGTTCGACTTGGACGATGTCTGCGTGAGCAACACCAATCGCCAGGCCCATGCCCTGGAAGGGCAGGTCGGGCGGCCCAAGGTCGAGGTCATGGCCGAGCGCCTGCGGGCGATCAACCCGGCGTGCACCGTGCATGCGGTGGCCGACTTCGTCACCCGCGACACCATGATCGAGTACATCACTGAGCAACTCGATTGCGTCATCGACTGCATCGACAGTGTGATGGCCAAGGCCGCGTTGATCGCCTGGTGCCGGCGTCGCAAGATCTCCATCGTCACCACCGGTGGCGCGGGTGGGCAGATCGACCCGACCCAGATCCAGATCGGCGATCTGAACAAGACCTTCAATGACCCGCTGGCCTCGCGGGTACGCTCGACCCTGCGGCGCGACTACAACTTCTCGCGCAACGTCTCGCGCAACTATGGCGTGCCTTGTGTGTTTTCCAGCGAGCAGCTGCGTTACCCCAAAGGCGATGGCAGCGTGTGCCTGCAGAAGAGCTTCGTGGGCGAGGGCGTACGGCTGGACTGTTCGGGCGGTTTTGGAGCAGTGATGATGGTCACCGCGACCTTCGGCATGGTCGCGGCGAGCAAAGCGGTGGAAAAACTGGTGGGCGGAGCTCGGCGGCCGTCGGAGCGGGTCAAGGCCGAGTGA
- a CDS encoding SufE family protein — MSLPTAASQALEHFEQARGWEQRARLLMQWGDRLEPLTEAQKTEEHRVHGCESVVWLVAEHNDGQWHFKASSDARLLRGLLALLLVRVQGLPNEQLAQVDLRGWFTQLGLERQLSPSRSNGLHAVLQRMAELAACP; from the coding sequence ATGAGCCTGCCCACTGCTGCCAGCCAAGCGCTGGAGCACTTCGAGCAAGCCCGGGGCTGGGAGCAACGAGCACGGTTGCTGATGCAGTGGGGCGATCGCCTGGAGCCGCTGACAGAGGCACAGAAGACCGAAGAGCATCGTGTGCACGGCTGCGAAAGCGTGGTGTGGCTGGTGGCCGAGCACAACGATGGCCAATGGCACTTCAAGGCCAGCAGCGACGCACGTCTGCTGCGCGGACTGTTGGCGCTGTTGCTGGTGCGGGTGCAGGGCTTGCCCAATGAGCAGCTGGCGCAGGTCGATCTGCGCGGCTGGTTTACCCAGTTGGGGCTGGAGCGCCAGCTCTCGCCGTCACGCAGCAATGGCTTGCATGCGGTGTTGCAGCGGATGGCCGAATTGGCGGCTTGCCCGTGA
- a CDS encoding glycosyltransferase codes for MSSRKFGLNLVVVLAIAALFTGFWALINRPVSAPAWPEQISGFSYSPFRLGQSPQKGQYPSDEEIRQDLEQMSKLTDSIRIYTVEGTQADIPRLAEELGLRVTLGIWISPDLERNEREIAKAIELANTSRSVVRVVVGNEALFRKEVTPEALIGYLDRVRAAVKVPVTTSEQWHIWKENPELAKHVDLIAAHILPYWEFVPMKDSLQFVLDRARELKHQFPRKPLLLSEVGWPSNGRMRGGADATQADQAIYLRTLVNTLNRRGYNYFVIEAYDQPWKASDEGSVGAYWGVYNAARQQKFNFEGPVVAIPQWRALAVASVVLAMIALTVLLIDGSALRQRGRTFLTFITFLCGSVLVWIAYDYSQQYSTWFSLTVGVLLALGALGVFIVLLTEAHELAEAVWIHKRRREFLPVQGDSAYRPKVSIHVPCYNEPPEMVKQTLDALAALDYPDYEVLVIDNNTKDPAVWEPLKAHCERLGERFRFFHVAPLAGFKGGALNYLIPHTAKDAEVIAVIDSDYCVDRNWLKHMVPHFADPKIAVVQSPQDYRDQHESAFKKLCYSEYKGFFHIGMVTRNDRDAIIQHGTMTMTRRSVLEELGWAEWCICEDAELGLRVFEKGLSAAYAHNSYGKGLMPDTFIDFKKQRFRWAYGAIQIIKHHAAALLRGKGSELTRGQRYHFLAGWLPWIADGMNIFFTVGALLWSAAMIIVPQRVDPPLMIFAIPPLALFFFKVGKIIFLYRRAVGVNLKDAFAAALAGLALSHTIAKAVLYGFFTSSMPFFRTPKNADSHGLLVAISEAREELFIMLLLWGAALGIYLVQGLPGADMRFWVAMLLVQSLPYLAALVMAMLSSLPKPGDEAVEAKAT; via the coding sequence ATGTCATCACGCAAATTTGGTCTCAACCTGGTGGTGGTCCTGGCTATTGCCGCACTGTTCACCGGTTTCTGGGCACTGATCAACCGCCCAGTGTCCGCCCCCGCCTGGCCAGAGCAGATCTCAGGCTTCTCCTATTCGCCGTTCCGCCTGGGGCAAAGCCCGCAAAAGGGGCAGTACCCCAGTGACGAGGAGATCCGCCAGGACCTGGAGCAGATGAGCAAGCTGACCGACAGCATCCGCATCTACACCGTCGAGGGCACCCAGGCCGACATCCCGCGTCTGGCTGAAGAACTCGGCCTACGCGTCACCCTGGGCATTTGGATCAGCCCTGATCTGGAGCGCAACGAACGCGAAATCGCCAAGGCGATCGAACTGGCCAATACCTCCCGCAGCGTAGTCCGGGTCGTGGTAGGCAACGAGGCGCTGTTCCGCAAGGAGGTTACGCCCGAGGCGCTGATTGGCTACCTGGACCGGGTGCGCGCGGCGGTCAAAGTGCCGGTCACCACGAGCGAGCAATGGCACATCTGGAAGGAAAACCCGGAACTGGCCAAACATGTCGACCTGATCGCCGCGCACATCCTGCCCTATTGGGAGTTCGTGCCGATGAAGGACTCCCTGCAGTTCGTTCTCGACCGGGCCCGCGAGCTTAAGCATCAGTTCCCCCGCAAGCCATTGCTGCTTTCTGAAGTCGGCTGGCCAAGCAATGGCCGCATGCGCGGCGGTGCCGACGCGACCCAGGCCGATCAGGCCATCTACCTGCGCACGCTGGTCAATACGCTCAACCGTCGCGGCTACAACTACTTCGTCATCGAGGCCTACGACCAACCCTGGAAGGCCAGCGACGAAGGTTCGGTGGGCGCCTACTGGGGCGTGTACAACGCTGCGCGCCAGCAGAAGTTCAACTTCGAGGGGCCGGTCGTGGCCATCCCGCAATGGCGCGCCCTGGCGGTGGCGTCGGTGGTGCTGGCGATGATCGCTCTGACCGTGCTGTTGATCGATGGCTCGGCGCTGCGCCAGCGCGGTCGTACCTTCCTCACCTTCATCACCTTCCTGTGTGGGTCGGTGCTGGTGTGGATCGCCTATGACTACAGCCAACAATACAGCACCTGGTTCAGCCTGACCGTGGGCGTGCTTCTGGCTCTGGGCGCACTGGGCGTGTTCATCGTGCTGCTGACCGAAGCGCACGAATTGGCCGAAGCGGTCTGGATCCACAAGCGTCGGCGCGAGTTCCTACCGGTGCAAGGCGATTCGGCCTACCGGCCCAAGGTGTCGATTCATGTGCCGTGCTACAACGAGCCGCCGGAGATGGTGAAGCAGACCCTGGACGCCCTCGCGGCACTGGACTACCCGGACTACGAAGTCCTGGTGATCGACAACAACACCAAGGACCCGGCCGTCTGGGAGCCGCTCAAGGCGCACTGCGAGCGTCTGGGCGAGCGCTTCCGCTTCTTCCACGTCGCACCGCTTGCCGGCTTCAAGGGCGGCGCGCTGAACTACCTGATTCCTCATACGGCCAAGGACGCCGAGGTTATCGCGGTGATCGACTCGGACTACTGCGTCGACCGCAACTGGCTCAAGCACATGGTGCCGCACTTCGCCGACCCGAAGATCGCCGTGGTGCAGTCGCCACAGGACTACCGCGACCAGCACGAAAGCGCCTTCAAGAAGCTGTGCTACAGCGAATACAAAGGGTTCTTCCACATCGGCATGGTCACTCGCAACGACCGTGACGCGATCATCCAGCACGGCACCATGACCATGACCCGACGCTCGGTTCTGGAGGAGTTGGGCTGGGCCGAATGGTGCATCTGCGAGGACGCCGAGTTAGGGCTGCGGGTGTTCGAGAAGGGGTTGTCGGCCGCCTATGCCCACAACAGCTACGGCAAGGGCCTGATGCCCGACACCTTCATCGACTTCAAGAAGCAGCGTTTCCGCTGGGCCTACGGCGCGATTCAGATCATCAAGCACCACGCCGCCGCCCTGCTGCGCGGCAAGGGCAGCGAACTGACCCGCGGCCAGCGCTACCACTTCCTGGCCGGCTGGCTGCCGTGGATCGCCGACGGCATGAACATCTTCTTCACGGTCGGCGCCCTGCTCTGGTCGGCGGCGATGATCATCGTTCCGCAGCGGGTCGACCCGCCGCTGATGATCTTCGCCATCCCGCCGCTGGCGCTGTTCTTCTTCAAAGTCGGCAAGATCATCTTCCTCTATCGCCGTGCGGTGGGCGTGAACCTCAAGGACGCCTTCGCCGCGGCGCTGGCGGGCCTTGCGCTGTCGCACACCATCGCCAAGGCAGTGTTGTATGGGTTCTTCACCAGCAGCATGCCGTTCTTCCGCACCCCGAAGAACGCCGACAGCCATGGCTTGCTGGTGGCGATTTCGGAGGCGCGCGAGGAGCTGTTCATCATGCTGCTTCTCTGGGGCGCGGCGCTGGGCATCTATCTGGTCCAAGGCTTGCCGGGGGCAGACATGCGCTTCTGGGTGGCCATGCTGCTGGTGCAGTCGCTGCCTTACCTGGCGGCGCTGGTGATGGCGATGCTGTCGTCCTTGCCAAAACCTGGCGATGAGGCCGTCGAGGCCAAGGCGACCTGA